One region of Melitaea cinxia chromosome 29, ilMelCinx1.1, whole genome shotgun sequence genomic DNA includes:
- the LOC123667970 gene encoding chorion class A protein Ld2/Ld41-like: MSTFAFVLLCVQACLVQNIYSQCNGALGWDAGLAGPYGYGLRDGIAGPYGLGLRDGIAGPYGFGLGDGIAGPYGFGLRDGFIGEAAYGGSGVGDVAVAGEMGVAGTTLVAGQVPILGAVGFEGIVPAAGAVTIAGSCGCGCGAYRY; this comes from the exons ATGTCTACCTTCGCTTTCGTCCTTCTCTGCGTCCAGGCTTGCTTGGTCCAG AATATATACAGTCAGTGCAATGGTGCTCTTGGCTGGGATGCCGGGTTAGCTGGACCCTACGGCTACGGTTTGAGAGATGGCATTGCTGGACCCTATGGCTTGGGTTTGAGAGACGGTATCGCTGGACCCTATGGCTTCGGATTGGGAGACGGTATTGCTGGACCCTATGGTTTCGGTTTGAGAGACGGTTTCATCGGGGAAGCTGCCTACGGAGGCTCCGGAGTCGGTGATGTGGCTGTAGCTGGTGAGATGGGCGTTGCTGGTACCACCCTGGTCGCTGGTCAGGTGCCGATCCTCGGTGCTGTAGGATTCGAAGGCATCGTTCCCGCCGCCGGAGCTGTGACCATCGCTGGCAGCTGCGGTTGCGGTTGCGGCGCTTACCGTTACTGA
- the LOC123667996 gene encoding chorion class B protein PC10-like, with amino-acid sequence MFKAVVSVCALALMIQSGAGACLGAGLAAPYGLAGSYGAFGARGGLGLYGANDGFGACGAYGAIDGFGAYGAFEGTGPYGAYGPRALAASNGEGLAVSSASAYPAGVSVLSENAIEGPLAVTGALPFLGTVALEGALPTAGSGAVNYGCGNGAVAILAEDLAPAGISGPRGYGIGAWGAEGLGYGSYGYGINGLAGPFRSGCGCGAAN; translated from the exons ATGTTCAAGGCTGTAGTTTCCGTCTGCGCTCTGGCGCTCATGATCCAG TCCGGCGCTGGTGCGTGCCTGGGAGCTGGATTAGCTGCGCCTTACGGTCTGGCCGGTTCTTACGGAGCATTCGGAGCTAGGGGTGGGCTTGGTTTATACGGAGCTAACGATGGTTTTGGTGCTTGCGGTGCTTACGGCGCCATTGACGGTTTCGGTGCTTACGGTGCTTTTGAAGGAACTGGCCCTTACGGAGCGTACGGACCTCGTGCCTTAGCTGCTTCCAATGGCGAAGGTCTGGCTGTATCAAGCGCTTCCGCTTACCCAGCCGGAGTATCCGTTTTATCCGAAAACGCCATTGAAGGACCTCTTGCAGTCACCGGCGCTCTGCCGTTCTTGGGAACCGTGGCTCTAGAAGGAGCTCTGCCAACTGCCGGTTCTGGTGCTGTAAACTACGGCTGCGGCAATGGAGCCGTCGCCATATTGGCTGAGGACCTCGCCCCCGCTGGCATCTCTGGCCCACGCGGCTACGGCATTGGTGCCTGGGGTGCCGAGGGTTTGGGCTACGGTTCTTACGGCTATGGAATAAATGGCCTTGCTGGACCCTTCCGTTCCGGATGTGGATGTGGTGCTGCTAACTAA